A single genomic interval of Lacrimispora sphenoides JCM 1415 harbors:
- a CDS encoding nucleoside hydrolase — protein sequence MKHIIVDCDTGIDDSIAILYALKNKKLHVEGFTTVYGNTSSMQAAENTLRLIKLAECSYDVPVIVGANTSMTGVKEPYPVHIHGDNGIGNVDLPESDQKPLNEDAADFIIRKAEELCGDLTIVALGRLTNIAAALEKDPRLPYKIKHLVIMGGTFHKPGNISAYAEANIYGDAKAADLIFRAGFPMTVVGLDVTMETFISAQDISLLGKYCREENRKIVQYMQSALEYYFQFSFQSMGCQDRCVVHDPLAMVIAGDPSIGEFRMVRAAVEYENEEFRGMIKKDEDFIPVYDHDEIQYCVRVDSDLAVRKLLSVF from the coding sequence ATGAAACATATTATAGTGGATTGCGATACAGGTATCGATGATTCAATAGCCATATTATATGCCTTAAAAAATAAAAAACTTCATGTGGAGGGATTTACCACTGTGTATGGAAACACATCGTCCATGCAGGCGGCGGAAAATACACTGCGGTTAATAAAACTGGCTGAATGCAGCTATGACGTTCCTGTAATCGTGGGCGCAAACACGAGCATGACCGGTGTCAAAGAGCCTTACCCTGTTCATATTCATGGAGACAATGGGATCGGCAACGTTGATTTGCCGGAATCAGACCAAAAGCCTTTGAACGAGGATGCCGCGGACTTTATTATAAGAAAGGCGGAGGAACTTTGTGGGGATTTAACCATTGTTGCCTTGGGACGTCTGACTAATATAGCCGCAGCTTTGGAAAAGGATCCAAGGCTTCCATATAAAATTAAGCATTTGGTAATCATGGGAGGAACCTTTCATAAGCCCGGCAATATCAGCGCATATGCGGAAGCGAATATATACGGGGATGCGAAAGCCGCAGATTTAATATTTCGGGCAGGCTTTCCCATGACTGTGGTTGGTCTTGATGTTACAATGGAGACATTTATATCCGCTCAGGATATTTCCCTGCTGGGCAAGTATTGCAGGGAGGAGAACCGCAAGATTGTACAGTACATGCAGTCCGCGCTGGAATACTATTTCCAGTTCAGTTTCCAATCCATGGGGTGTCAGGACCGCTGCGTGGTTCATGATCCGCTGGCCATGGTGATAGCCGGGGATCCGTCCATCGGGGAATTCCGTATGGTAAGGGCCGCAGTAGAGTATGAAAATGAAGAATTCCGCGGCATGATTAAGAAAGATGAAGATTTTATTCCGGTCTATGATCATGATGAAATTCAGTATTGTGTCCGGGTTGATTCCGATCTGGCGGTCAGGAAGCTGCTGTCAGTGTTTTAA
- a CDS encoding glycosyltransferase family A protein yields the protein MKPHAFAVCAYKDSPYLEACLRSLLKQSVKSEVIICTSTPSPYIEKMADKYGVQLFVRYGKSNIREDWNFAYNQASARFVTIAHQDDLYRKDYVKKLLECYEKYPDMTLFTGGYTVIRGNQPAVFEKVEFIKRFLRLPLRYRRISHLTWVKKSVLMFGNSICCPACAYNKERLGESLFNSPYQFALDWDTLYQLAGLPGRFISVEKPILYYRVHGEATTKACIADNSRLREEAHMFSKMWPGPVVKVLMHFYRKAYKEYE from the coding sequence ATGAAACCACATGCATTTGCGGTCTGTGCATATAAGGATTCGCCATATCTTGAAGCCTGCCTTCGTTCCCTTTTAAAACAAAGCGTTAAATCGGAGGTCATAATTTGCACATCAACGCCCAGCCCTTATATCGAAAAAATGGCGGACAAGTACGGAGTCCAGCTGTTTGTTCGGTATGGGAAAAGCAATATACGGGAAGATTGGAATTTTGCCTATAACCAGGCTTCTGCCCGTTTTGTTACCATCGCCCACCAGGATGATTTATACCGGAAGGATTATGTGAAGAAACTTCTGGAATGTTATGAAAAATACCCGGATATGACACTGTTTACAGGTGGATATACGGTAATCAGGGGGAACCAGCCCGCTGTTTTTGAAAAGGTGGAGTTTATCAAACGCTTTCTCAGGCTTCCTTTGCGTTACCGGCGTATCAGCCACTTAACCTGGGTTAAAAAAAGTGTTTTGATGTTCGGCAATTCCATCTGCTGTCCTGCGTGTGCATATAATAAGGAAAGATTAGGTGAGTCTCTTTTTAACTCTCCCTATCAGTTTGCCCTGGATTGGGACACGCTTTATCAGTTAGCCGGACTGCCGGGACGTTTTATTAGCGTAGAAAAACCGATCCTGTATTACAGGGTTCACGGGGAGGCCACGACAAAGGCCTGTATAGCGGATAACAGCCGTCTCCGGGAAGAAGCTCATATGTTTTCAAAGATGTGGCCGGGACCGGTCGTAAAGGTGCTGATGCACTTTTACCGGAAGGCTTATAAAGAGTATGAATAA
- the rfbF gene encoding glucose-1-phosphate cytidylyltransferase produces the protein MKVVLLAGGFGSRISEQSHLKPKPMIEIGEKPILWHIMKYYSQYGFHDFVICLGYKQYVVKEFFADYFLHTSDVTFDLANNKMEVHNNYAEPWKVTLVDTGLNTMTGGRIKRIQPYIGNEPFMMTYGDGVCDVDLKGLLKFHQDHGKTATMTTVNIAQLKGVLDIDEGDVVRSFREKDEADNSLINGGFMVLNPEIFSYLKDDSTVFEKEPLQGLAAEGQLMSYHHNGFWQCMDTQREMKKLEDLWQSGQAPWKIWEK, from the coding sequence ATGAAGGTAGTATTATTAGCGGGAGGTTTTGGCAGCAGGATCAGTGAGCAGAGCCATTTAAAACCGAAGCCGATGATTGAGATCGGGGAAAAGCCTATTCTGTGGCATATCATGAAGTATTATTCCCAGTATGGCTTTCACGATTTTGTTATTTGTCTTGGATATAAGCAGTATGTTGTAAAGGAATTTTTTGCGGATTATTTTCTGCATACATCAGATGTGACCTTTGATCTTGCCAATAATAAGATGGAGGTACATAACAATTATGCGGAGCCATGGAAGGTGACCCTGGTGGATACGGGGTTAAATACCATGACCGGCGGACGAATTAAGCGCATCCAGCCTTATATCGGCAATGAGCCCTTTATGATGACCTATGGTGACGGAGTCTGTGACGTGGATTTAAAAGGTTTGTTAAAATTCCATCAGGACCATGGTAAGACTGCTACCATGACTACCGTCAATATCGCCCAGCTAAAAGGGGTTCTGGATATTGACGAAGGCGATGTGGTCCGTTCCTTCCGGGAAAAGGATGAAGCGGATAACAGCCTGATCAACGGGGGATTCATGGTCTTGAATCCTGAGATCTTTTCTTATTTAAAGGATGATTCCACCGTATTTGAAAAAGAACCATTGCAAGGCCTGGCGGCAGAAGGGCAGCTTATGAGCTACCATCACAATGGCTTCTGGCAGTGCATGGATACTCAGCGGGAAATGAAGAAGCTGGAAGATTTGTGGCAGTCCGGACAGGCGCCATGGAAAATTTGGGAGAAATAA
- the rfbG gene encoding CDP-glucose 4,6-dehydratase, translating into MTSWTSIKWIEFCDFYKGKKVLITGHTGFKGSWLSRLLVRAGASVTGYSLMPSTDPNLFEVIGLSDTVNSIIGDIRDLEHLKKVFLQEEPEVVFHLAAQPIVRDSYKDPVYTYETNVMGTVNVLECIRLTPSVKSFLNVTTDKVYENKEWEYGYRENDPLDGYDPYSNSKSCSELVTHSYAKSFFSDGRVAISTSRAGNVIGGGDFANDRIIPDCIRAAEAGQDIIVRNPHSTRPYQHVLEPLAIYMTIAMKQYKDSKFQGYYNVGPDDRDCVTTGELADLFCEAWGQGIKWIDKFEGGPHEANFLKLDCSKIKRVFDWRPRYEVKEAVEKTVEWTKAYLEEADMLTFMDLQIKEFFN; encoded by the coding sequence ATGACAAGCTGGACAAGTATTAAGTGGATCGAATTTTGCGACTTTTATAAAGGAAAAAAGGTTCTGATCACAGGGCATACAGGCTTTAAGGGAAGCTGGCTCAGCCGGCTCCTTGTAAGGGCGGGTGCATCGGTAACGGGGTATTCCCTCATGCCTTCCACTGACCCAAACCTGTTTGAAGTAATCGGACTTTCTGATACCGTAAATTCCATAATCGGGGACATCCGGGATTTGGAGCATTTAAAAAAGGTGTTTTTACAGGAGGAGCCGGAAGTCGTGTTTCACCTGGCCGCCCAGCCGATTGTCAGGGACTCCTATAAGGATCCGGTCTACACCTATGAGACTAACGTTATGGGTACGGTCAATGTGCTGGAATGCATTCGCCTGACCCCTTCGGTCAAATCCTTTTTAAATGTTACAACGGATAAAGTGTATGAAAATAAGGAATGGGAGTACGGATACCGGGAAAACGATCCATTAGATGGCTATGATCCTTATTCCAACAGCAAATCATGTTCTGAACTGGTGACCCACAGCTATGCCAAGTCCTTTTTTTCCGACGGACGTGTGGCTATATCCACATCCCGTGCCGGCAATGTGATCGGAGGTGGAGATTTTGCCAATGACAGAATCATTCCGGACTGCATTCGGGCAGCAGAGGCAGGGCAAGACATCATCGTGAGAAATCCCCATTCAACAAGGCCGTATCAGCATGTGCTGGAGCCTCTGGCCATTTATATGACGATTGCCATGAAGCAGTATAAGGATTCCAAGTTCCAGGGATATTATAACGTAGGACCGGATGACAGAGACTGCGTGACCACAGGTGAGCTGGCGGATCTGTTCTGTGAGGCCTGGGGCCAGGGGATAAAGTGGATAGACAAGTTTGAAGGAGGCCCTCATGAAGCCAACTTTTTAAAGCTGGACTGTTCCAAGATCAAGAGAGTTTTCGACTGGCGTCCCAGATATGAGGTAAAGGAAGCAGTGGAAAAGACCGTGGAATGGACTAAGGCCTATTTGGAAGAGGCAGATATGCTTACGTTCATGGACTTGCAGATAAAAGAATTTTTCAATTAA
- the rfbH gene encoding lipopolysaccharide biosynthesis protein RfbH, with the protein MFENKTEKVAREEILSLVKEYCSTYHNQKDPFKEGDRISYASRVYDHQEMVNLVDSSLEFWLTSGRYTDEFEKKLAEYLKVRFCSLVNSGSSANLLAFMTLTSPLLKERQIKRGDEVITVAAGFPTTVTPMIQYGAVPVFVDVTIPQYNIDVNMLEAARSEKTKAVMIAHTLGNPFDLSAVKAFCDKHQLWLVEDNCDALGTTYTINGEERFSGTIGDIGTSSFYPPHHMTMGEGGAVYTNNSLLNKIIRSFRDWGRDCVCPSGRDNLCGHRFDRQYGELPVGYDHKYVYSHFGYNLKATDMQAAIGCAQIDKFPSFVERRRHNFDRLHKGLEEVSHKLILPEACPDSKPSWFGFLITCKEGVSRNQVVQYVESRGVQTRMLFAGNLTKHPCFDQMRASGEGYRIVGQLTNTDRIMEDTFWVGVYPGMTDEMIDYMAKIIKEALSQ; encoded by the coding sequence ATGTTTGAAAACAAGACAGAAAAAGTGGCGCGGGAGGAGATCCTTTCTCTGGTAAAGGAATACTGCAGCACCTACCATAATCAAAAAGATCCTTTTAAGGAAGGAGACCGCATTTCATATGCATCCCGTGTGTATGATCATCAGGAAATGGTGAACCTGGTAGACAGCTCTCTGGAGTTCTGGCTTACATCCGGGCGGTATACCGATGAATTCGAGAAAAAGCTGGCGGAATATTTAAAAGTCAGGTTCTGCTCCCTTGTGAATTCCGGTTCATCGGCGAATCTGCTGGCATTTATGACCCTTACATCACCGCTTTTAAAGGAACGCCAGATAAAGCGCGGTGATGAAGTGATCACGGTGGCAGCCGGATTTCCAACTACTGTGACTCCTATGATCCAGTATGGTGCGGTTCCCGTATTTGTGGACGTTACCATCCCCCAATATAACATTGATGTGAACATGCTTGAGGCTGCGCGCTCAGAAAAGACTAAGGCTGTCATGATCGCTCATACCCTGGGAAATCCCTTTGACCTTTCTGCGGTTAAGGCATTTTGCGACAAGCATCAGCTGTGGCTCGTAGAGGATAATTGCGATGCCCTTGGAACAACTTACACCATAAATGGGGAAGAGCGTTTCTCCGGAACCATCGGTGATATTGGAACCTCAAGCTTTTACCCGCCTCACCATATGACAATGGGAGAGGGCGGTGCGGTTTATACGAACAACTCACTGTTAAATAAAATAATCCGTTCATTCCGTGATTGGGGCCGTGACTGTGTGTGTCCTTCCGGACGTGACAATTTATGCGGACACCGGTTTGACCGCCAGTACGGGGAGCTTCCCGTGGGCTATGATCATAAATATGTTTATTCCCATTTTGGCTACAATTTAAAAGCCACTGACATGCAGGCGGCCATCGGTTGTGCCCAGATTGATAAGTTTCCATCCTTTGTAGAGAGGCGGCGCCATAATTTCGATCGTCTTCATAAGGGCCTGGAAGAGGTTTCTCACAAGCTGATCCTTCCGGAGGCATGCCCGGACTCCAAGCCAAGCTGGTTCGGCTTTTTAATAACCTGCAAAGAAGGCGTAAGCCGGAATCAGGTGGTACAGTATGTGGAATCGAGAGGCGTTCAGACAAGGATGCTCTTTGCCGGTAATTTAACGAAACATCCATGCTTTGATCAGATGAGAGCGTCCGGAGAAGGATACCGGATCGTAGGGCAGTTAACCAATACCGACCGGATCATGGAAGATACCTTCTGGGTAGGAGTATATCCGGGAATGACTGATGAGATGATCGATTACATGGCAAAGATCATTAAGGAGGCGCTGAGCCAATAA
- a CDS encoding LicD family protein, producing MKEYDLTEVHQANLAILKEIDRICRKYKIKYLLDAGTLLGAVRHKGFIPWDDDADVAFTRSNYDAFLKVVRRELPEEMELLEPKDLRGGTAFYDFTTRIIYKNSRTHEDSDEMRFYEGKLNHLWVDLFTIDELPEGKAASACIRLLHTVIYGMAMGHRYRLDYKKYSLINKIVIGTLASLGKMIPMKTLSKLQHMIAVKDHKGKSRLRYYSNYQPDYLYVTLKKEWCEETVDLEFEDTRLMAPKGWHEVLTWIYGDYKKLPPEEQRVPSHSSTEIKIYH from the coding sequence ATGAAGGAATACGATTTAACGGAGGTACATCAGGCGAACCTGGCTATTTTAAAAGAAATTGACCGTATCTGCCGGAAATACAAGATCAAATATCTTCTGGATGCAGGAACGCTTTTAGGCGCGGTAAGGCACAAAGGCTTCATTCCCTGGGATGATGATGCGGATGTGGCGTTTACTCGTTCCAATTATGATGCCTTTTTAAAGGTAGTGCGCCGGGAACTTCCGGAAGAGATGGAACTTCTTGAACCAAAGGATTTAAGAGGCGGGACGGCTTTTTATGATTTTACAACGAGAATCATCTATAAAAACAGCCGGACTCATGAGGACTCAGATGAGATGCGGTTTTATGAAGGGAAATTAAACCATCTGTGGGTGGACTTATTTACCATTGATGAACTTCCAGAAGGCAAGGCAGCTTCTGCCTGTATCCGCCTACTTCATACTGTGATCTACGGTATGGCCATGGGCCACCGTTACCGGTTGGACTATAAAAAGTACAGCCTGATCAATAAAATCGTTATAGGCACGCTGGCTTCTTTAGGGAAAATGATTCCAATGAAAACCTTGAGTAAGCTGCAGCATATGATTGCGGTCAAAGATCATAAGGGAAAGAGCCGCCTTAGGTATTACAGCAACTACCAGCCCGATTATCTCTATGTGACGCTTAAGAAGGAATGGTGTGAAGAAACTGTGGATCTGGAATTTGAAGATACCAGGCTGATGGCGCCAAAAGGCTGGCATGAGGTCCTCACCTGGATTTACGGTGATTATAAGAAGCTTCCGCCGGAGGAACAACGGGTACCATCTCATTCCAGTACGGAAATTAAAATATATCATTAG
- a CDS encoding BCCT family transporter: protein MDHNEKKALFKKLDWITTLIPFISIIFLCLVFTIYPSKSADTLAAIRSFLGDELGSYYLIIGLFTFLCSLYIAFSKYGTINLGNLEKPQYSNFKWGTMMFTAGLAADILFYSLCEWILYAGEPHIADLGAMQDWASTYPLFHWGPIPWSFYMILAAAFGFMLHVKKRTKQKYSEACRPLLGKHVDGLCGKLIDLIAVFALLAGTATTFSLATPLLSMAISRVTGLPDSRLLTIAILVIICIVYTITVYFGMKGIAKLAASCTYLFFGLLLYVLIGGKEARYTIETGITAVGNLTQNFISLSTWTDALRTSSFPQNWTIFYWAYWMVWCVATPFFIGAISKGRTIKQTILGGYVFGISGTFTSFIILGNYSLALQTKGVLDVMGIYASTGDLYQTIMAILETLPFAKLGLILLAVTMVAFYATSFDALALVAATYSYKELPEDVEPDKRVKLFWSVLLMLFPIALIFSKNSMANLQTVSIIAAFPIGIIILLIIFSFFKDAKEYLNQQ, encoded by the coding sequence ATGGACCACAATGAGAAAAAGGCTTTGTTTAAAAAGCTGGATTGGATAACGACCCTGATTCCTTTTATAAGTATCATATTTTTATGCCTTGTTTTTACCATATATCCCAGCAAGTCTGCGGATACGCTGGCTGCTATCCGGTCATTTTTAGGAGATGAGCTGGGGAGTTATTATCTTATCATCGGGCTTTTTACCTTCCTTTGCTCCCTGTATATTGCATTTTCCAAATACGGTACCATAAACCTTGGGAACTTGGAAAAACCCCAATATTCAAACTTTAAATGGGGAACTATGATGTTTACAGCCGGTCTGGCCGCTGATATCCTCTTCTATTCCCTTTGTGAATGGATTCTCTATGCAGGGGAACCACATATCGCGGATCTGGGAGCCATGCAGGACTGGGCCTCCACCTATCCGCTGTTTCACTGGGGCCCTATCCCCTGGAGCTTTTATATGATATTGGCTGCAGCATTCGGCTTCATGCTCCATGTTAAAAAACGTACGAAGCAAAAATATTCGGAAGCCTGCCGTCCTCTTTTGGGAAAGCATGTAGACGGCCTTTGCGGAAAACTTATTGATTTAATTGCCGTATTTGCCTTACTTGCCGGTACTGCAACCACATTTTCTCTTGCAACTCCCCTTCTTTCCATGGCGATCAGCAGGGTAACCGGTCTGCCGGATTCCAGATTATTGACCATTGCAATCCTGGTCATTATATGTATCGTATACACCATTACGGTTTATTTCGGCATGAAGGGCATTGCAAAGCTGGCTGCTTCCTGTACATATCTGTTTTTCGGCCTGCTTCTCTATGTGCTGATCGGTGGTAAGGAAGCCAGATATACCATTGAAACAGGGATCACGGCAGTAGGAAACCTGACGCAGAACTTTATTAGCCTGTCCACCTGGACTGATGCCCTGCGGACCTCCTCCTTCCCTCAGAACTGGACCATCTTTTACTGGGCTTACTGGATGGTTTGGTGCGTAGCCACTCCTTTCTTTATCGGAGCCATCAGCAAAGGGCGCACCATAAAGCAGACCATCCTCGGGGGATATGTCTTTGGAATCTCAGGAACTTTTACTTCCTTTATTATATTGGGAAATTACAGCCTTGCACTTCAGACAAAGGGAGTACTGGATGTGATGGGCATTTATGCGTCCACAGGAGACTTGTACCAGACGATCATGGCAATCCTTGAGACCTTGCCGTTTGCAAAGCTGGGGCTGATCCTTCTGGCAGTTACCATGGTGGCTTTTTACGCAACCAGCTTTGATGCCCTGGCACTGGTTGCTGCCACCTACTCATATAAGGAGCTTCCCGAGGACGTCGAACCGGATAAACGTGTAAAGCTGTTCTGGTCCGTGCTTTTAATGCTGTTTCCCATCGCTCTTATATTTTCCAAGAATTCCATGGCCAATCTGCAGACGGTCTCCATCATCGCAGCATTTCCTATAGGAATTATCATACTTCTCATTATTTTCAGTTTCTTTAAAGACGCAAAGGAATATTTAAACCAGCAATAG
- a CDS encoding zinc dependent phospholipase C family protein, whose amino-acid sequence MPGFTTHYLLGVKVFNDMPNTPLKRIISKYRWLYQLGLQGPDIFFYNIPILRHRDYRNVGSYMHENHVHDFFVSCLNHLSQIESKQQREQAISYMSGYFCHYIGDSICHPYVYGRIEYDVKNSSNYHHGLHAMLENDIDALLLMKYKKKKPSQFNQAATICLNGQELQFISGFLSVCINEAYYPLNYRNNFRVTSQMVSRSILAMRLGCRTLADPSSRKKNSIEFMESLFLRTHLASRKLVTDIPPDPVVTMNLNHETWCNPWNRRLASQASFPELFHQSMVKCNDVFFLLNEELTSPVPLDSLDHNKLLKELGNYSYHSGLAVDP is encoded by the coding sequence ATGCCTGGTTTTACCACTCACTATCTGCTGGGAGTCAAAGTTTTCAATGATATGCCTAACACTCCTTTAAAACGCATAATCTCCAAGTACCGCTGGCTTTACCAGCTTGGCCTCCAGGGACCGGATATATTTTTTTATAATATACCCATTCTACGCCACCGGGATTACCGTAATGTAGGTTCCTATATGCACGAAAACCATGTACATGATTTTTTTGTTTCCTGCTTAAACCACTTATCCCAGATCGAGTCCAAACAGCAGAGAGAGCAGGCCATTTCTTATATGAGCGGTTACTTCTGCCATTACATCGGGGACTCCATCTGCCACCCTTACGTGTACGGCCGAATCGAATATGATGTAAAAAACTCCAGCAACTATCATCATGGGCTTCATGCTATGCTGGAAAATGATATAGATGCATTACTATTGATGAAATACAAAAAGAAAAAACCATCTCAGTTCAACCAGGCGGCCACCATATGTTTAAACGGCCAGGAACTGCAGTTCATCTCCGGCTTTTTGTCCGTATGCATCAATGAAGCCTATTATCCTTTAAACTACCGGAATAATTTCCGTGTAACATCCCAGATGGTATCCCGTTCCATCCTGGCTATGCGCTTAGGATGCAGGACTCTTGCCGATCCGTCCAGCCGCAAGAAAAACAGCATTGAATTTATGGAATCACTTTTTTTGCGCACACACCTTGCCTCCCGGAAGCTGGTTACGGACATCCCGCCGGATCCCGTCGTCACCATGAATTTAAACCATGAAACCTGGTGTAATCCCTGGAACCGCCGCCTTGCATCCCAGGCCTCATTTCCCGAGCTCTTCCATCAGTCCATGGTAAAATGCAATGATGTGTTTTTTCTGCTGAACGAGGAACTTACCTCGCCGGTCCCGCTGGATAGCCTGGATCACAATAAGCTTTTAAAGGAGCTTGGTAATTATTCCTACCACAGCGGATTGGCAGTAGATCCATAA
- a CDS encoding alanine/glycine:cation symporter family protein, producing MIHRIHEMVWGPWLLVLFLGTGIFFTVKSGFFQIRKFPFWWKHTIGSIQEDEGEEKGEVTKFQTACTALAATIGTGNIAGVATALTAGGPGAIFWMWVSAGIGMMTGYAETMLGIRYRYRDRNGAWICGPMVYLERGLKLPVLGMIYSFLCIMVSLGMGSMVQSNSIAETLEYSFGIPPVPIGIVLTGTVLLVVLGGIARIAFVSERLIPISAGAYMLFSMVVIMSCYDQIPYIFQCIFQDAFRPVSAFSGVAGYQISKSLQYGISRGVFSNEAGLGSMAVLHGAAEDTTPEQQGMWAMFEVFFDTILICTMTAFVILCMTEGDAAGSGYDGAALTAFCFSKRLGLLGEYVVSGAMLIFAFATIIAWYYLGRQAAIYLAERLKERRSLYILQRILRGKVYTMLYLGAVFLGCLAKLETVWEFSDIWNGLMALPNIIAIIFLMKEVTVPENAEEWALKYTRR from the coding sequence ATGATACATCGTATACATGAAATGGTATGGGGACCGTGGCTTTTGGTTTTGTTTTTGGGGACCGGAATCTTTTTTACGGTAAAGTCAGGTTTTTTTCAGATTAGAAAATTCCCATTTTGGTGGAAGCATACCATTGGAAGCATACAGGAGGATGAGGGAGAAGAAAAAGGGGAAGTTACAAAATTCCAGACAGCCTGTACGGCTTTGGCAGCTACCATTGGGACTGGTAATATAGCCGGTGTGGCCACCGCACTTACAGCCGGCGGACCTGGTGCTATATTCTGGATGTGGGTTTCTGCCGGAATCGGCATGATGACAGGCTATGCGGAGACCATGCTGGGGATCCGTTACCGTTACCGGGATCGGAACGGCGCCTGGATCTGCGGGCCTATGGTTTATTTGGAGAGGGGGCTTAAGCTTCCCGTACTAGGCATGATTTACAGCTTTCTTTGTATCATGGTTTCTCTTGGAATGGGAAGCATGGTGCAGTCCAATTCCATTGCGGAAACTCTTGAATATTCCTTTGGCATACCGCCGGTTCCCATCGGGATCGTGCTGACTGGAACCGTATTATTGGTGGTACTGGGAGGGATTGCAAGAATCGCCTTTGTCTCCGAACGGCTCATTCCTATCTCGGCCGGCGCCTATATGCTGTTTTCCATGGTTGTGATCATGTCCTGTTACGATCAGATCCCATATATTTTTCAATGCATTTTTCAGGATGCCTTTCGCCCGGTTTCTGCCTTTTCAGGAGTTGCAGGCTATCAAATCAGCAAAAGCCTGCAATATGGCATATCCAGAGGTGTATTTTCCAATGAAGCAGGACTTGGGAGCATGGCAGTCCTTCATGGCGCGGCAGAGGATACGACTCCAGAGCAGCAGGGAATGTGGGCCATGTTTGAGGTGTTTTTTGATACCATTTTGATCTGCACCATGACCGCATTTGTGATCCTGTGCATGACGGAAGGAGATGCTGCCGGCTCAGGATATGACGGAGCGGCTCTCACCGCCTTTTGTTTTTCAAAACGCTTAGGATTACTTGGGGAATATGTGGTATCAGGAGCTATGCTGATATTTGCTTTTGCTACCATTATTGCATGGTATTATCTGGGACGTCAGGCCGCCATATATCTGGCGGAGCGTTTAAAAGAACGCAGATCTCTTTACATACTGCAGCGCATTTTAAGGGGAAAGGTTTATACCATGCTTTATCTGGGGGCCGTGTTCCTTGGGTGTCTGGCAAAGCTTGAGACAGTGTGGGAATTTTCTGATATCTGGAATGGACTGATGGCGCTTCCTAACATCATTGCCATTATTTTCCTGATGAAGGAGGTAACGGTTCCGGAAAACGCAGAAGAATGGGCACTGAAATACACCCGCCGGTGA
- a CDS encoding AraC family transcriptional regulator, translated as MRNIYRIEFHTGSKEELLPDYAKDFPYIASCSQLDKFIGRFVPWHWHKAVELFYMESGRMEYCTPKGTMIFPAGTGGLVNSNVLHMTRPQAESEKNIQFLHLFDPSFIAGQHGSRIEQKYVTPITTAPQAEIIALYPDVPEQAKVLDIIRESFHLSENNFGYEIKLRETLSDIWIRLFDIARPLLEEKGHSDKTNDKIKSMMVYVHEHYAEKISIPEIAAAAYSSERECFRVFHDFLHMTPVEYIKNYRLQTACRMLTDSRETITYISHACGLGSSSYFGKVFREYTGCTPLEYRRKWQENDI; from the coding sequence TTGAGGAACATTTATAGAATAGAATTCCATACAGGAAGCAAAGAAGAATTATTACCTGATTATGCGAAAGACTTTCCATACATTGCCTCCTGCTCCCAATTGGACAAATTTATAGGGCGTTTTGTTCCATGGCATTGGCACAAAGCTGTGGAGTTATTTTATATGGAGAGCGGGAGAATGGAATATTGTACGCCTAAAGGAACCATGATATTTCCAGCAGGTACCGGCGGTCTGGTCAATTCCAATGTACTCCACATGACAAGGCCGCAAGCGGAATCAGAAAAAAACATCCAGTTTCTCCATCTTTTTGACCCCTCTTTCATAGCCGGCCAACACGGCAGCCGGATAGAGCAAAAATACGTTACGCCTATTACTACAGCCCCGCAGGCAGAAATTATTGCCTTATATCCTGATGTTCCGGAACAGGCAAAAGTTTTAGATATCATTCGGGAATCTTTTCACCTTTCTGAAAATAATTTCGGATATGAGATAAAACTGAGGGAGACGTTATCTGACATATGGATCCGGCTTTTCGACATAGCGCGTCCTCTATTGGAAGAAAAAGGGCATTCCGACAAAACAAATGATAAAATAAAATCGATGATGGTATATGTCCATGAGCATTATGCAGAAAAAATTTCTATTCCAGAGATTGCTGCCGCCGCTTATTCCAGCGAACGTGAATGCTTCCGGGTATTCCACGACTTCCTGCACATGACACCGGTGGAATATATCAAGAACTACCGTTTACAAACGGCCTGTCGTATGCTGACAGACAGCAGGGAAACAATTACCTATATCAGCCATGCCTGTGGATTGGGAAGCAGCAGTTACTTTGGAAAGGTCTTTCGGGAGTATACCGGCTGCACACCCCTGGAATATCGCCGCAAATGGCAGGAAAATGATATATAA